Proteins encoded in a region of the Canis lupus dingo isolate Sandy chromosome 17, ASM325472v2, whole genome shotgun sequence genome:
- the LOC125752760 gene encoding filaggrin-2-like isoform X21: MTDLLRSVVTVIDVFYKYTKQDGECGTLSKDELKELLEKEFRPILKNPDDPDTVDVIMHMLDRDHDRRLDFTEFLLMVFKLAMACNKVLSKEYCKASGSKKHRRGHRHQKEESETEEEEEDTQGRKSGYRHSSWSEGEEHGYGSEGLRGSVKHRHGSNSRRLGRQGGLSSSGNQEQLEKRRHGSSSGHSWSSGKERHGSSSGELEERRNKSYVSPSRESEKEYESGSESKSGRRKGHSSLSHGLDASGHKSNSTQSRKSGGQKLGSSSRGSGDKGSQNYACGSSNSGGCGKPQNASSSCQEGRFGGQGNQSSCTQSGYQSGSSGGQDHGCISGGQSSGYCEHEPRSCSQSSSQRKYGSRACGQTQNGGRQQRTGSNQSCCCEQYGSETSQSSSYGQHGSGSCGHFSNSHQKGSGSNGFSKCGQYGSGSGQSSSFGQHESGSGQSSGCGHGSGSCQSSGFGQHGSGSGQSSGLCQHGSGSGQSSGFGQHGSGSGQSSGCGHGSGSCQSSGFGQHGSGSGQYSGLGQHVSSSAQSSGFGQHGSGSGQYSGLGQHGSGSGQSSGFGQHGSGSGQSSGFGQHGSGSGRSSGFGQHGSSSGQSSGFGQHGSGSGQSSSFGQHGSGTGQSSGFSSGFGQNCSGSEMSSSSGQSSGFGQCGSGSGQSSGFGQHGSGTHQTSSSGQHRYSSGQSSSFGFGSSTHQSPSFGTGSGHLLGSGQESTARQSSYGQHGSGSGQSSTFGNGSCSGNSSKPDQHESSSRKSSSKNQRDFSSIQSSGCDNQQTRVGGQECYETSSGKGSQQCRKSKSDSAKSQRRETAKGRQGTTHGQSEDTSGYAQSGHGQTSRTESSITSRSSVGESSDNQGHSGVPQVHTGSPQDHSGSQHRESESTVKGRQGTTHRQSGDLIGHAQSGHGQATRTQTSRTGRRESSGSESSDTERHSGVPQAHTGFPQGHSGSQHGESGSSVQGRHGSTHGHSGDTSGHAHADHEQATRTQSSRIDRRESSGSEYSDTENHSHVPQTHTGSPHTHAGSQHPESGSSLQRRQGTTHGQSRDTTAHAQSGHGQASRTQSSRSRRSESTVSESSDYQGHSGAPQAHTGSSHGQVGSQHPELGSTVKGRQGTPHGQSGDTSRYAHSGHGQATRTQSSRTGRRESGGSESSDTERHSGVPQAHTGSPQSHSGSQHGESGSSVQGRQGTTQRQSGDAGGHVHSGQGQATRTQSSRSGRRESSGSESSDTENHLGVPETHTGSPHGQAESQHGESGSSVQRRQGTTHGQSGDTTTNAQSGHGKASRSQPTRTSGGSSVSESSDSQGHSGVRQSHSGSPHGQAGSQHPELGSTVKGRQGTPHGQSGDTSRHAHSGHGQATKTQSSRFGRRESSVTESSDTENDSGVSQTHTGSPHTHAGSQHPESGSSLQRRQGTTHGQSRDTTAHAQSGHGQASRTQSSRSRRSESTVSESSDYQGHSGAPQAHTGSSHGQVGSQHPELGSTVKGRQGTPHGQSGDTSRYAHSGHGQASRTQSSRTGRRESGGSESSDTERHSGIPHTHTESPRTHAGSQHPESGSSLQGRKETAHRQSGDTTRHAHSGHGQATRTQSSRTGRRETSGSESSDTERHSGVPQAHTGSPQSHSGSQHGESGSSVQGRQGTTHRQSGDTGGHVHSGHGEATRTQSSRTGRRESTVSESSDSQGHSGAPQAHTGSPHGQAGSQHPELGSTVKGRQGTHYGQSEDFSAHAHAGHGQATGTLSSRTGRRESGGSESSDTERHSGIPQTHTESPRTHAGSQHPESGSSLQGRKETAHRQSGDTTRYAHSGHGQATRTQSSRTGRRETSGSESSDTERHSGVPQAHSGSPRGQAGSQHGESGSSAQGRQGTTHGQSGDTTTHTESGHGQATRTQSSRTRRRGSTVSESNDTQGHLKVPNAHAGSPQGHSESQHGELGSTVKGRQGTTHRLSGDTSGHAQSGHGQATRTQSSRTRRRGYSGSESSDTQGHSGVPQVHSGSPHGQAGSQHGESDSTTKERQEYTHKHSEDTSGHAESVHGQATRTQSSRARRRGSTLSESSDTQGYSGAPQIHSGSLHGQVGSEHPESESTIKRRQVTTNRQSEDTTGNPYSGHGQATRTESSRSKRKGFSGTESSDTERHSGVPLTHTGSPHGHTGSLHGELGSTIRRRQGSTHGHSRGNSGHSGSSHTQSHDTHRLSKDNISKQSHSIHHQSRVSHSQSQHSGKQRHGSDQGWKHGSYGSAEYDYGQSGYGPSGGSRTSSRNSSPLRSLDRAENNQVSTHGQSFSRPDHTGSKAIEIIGRQRSSHGQSIDSHNKSGSSVNRRQGSFHGHSIVSHESSIDTHVQFGREGSTTRRQSSNHSVSSHGQFISARSHPESNSTLRQDFHSDNKEHSEDWGKQIHEPSGSRHGQSEFNIISIHRSNQQHLADTTSHEQVRYNTCLVRQGSSNRKSGDIQGQSGFSTNESRVDSHDQSSDSYGKSSNSRSQGIIFSHSHDSQDPAGIEEYGPTMWSGDRQKQGPESSLFRSTRIYSQNVDDKQTRNTEARGCHKRERTDSGSCYLDSNTPLYEYVQEQRCYYIE, from the exons ATGACCGATCTCTTGAGAAGTGTTGTCACAGTCATTGATGTTTTCTACAAATATACCAAGCAAGATGGAGAGTGTGGCACACTGAGCAAGGATGAGCTAAAGGAACTTCTGGAAAAAGAGTTTCGTCCAATTCTGAAG AACCCAGATGATCCAGACACAGTGGATGTTATCATGCACATGCTAGATCGAGATCATGACCGAAGACTGGACTTTACTGAGTTTCTTCTGATGGTATTCAAGCTGGCTATGGCCTGCAACAAGGTTCTCAGCAAGGAATACTGCAAAGCTTCAGGGTCAAAGAAGCATAGGCGTGGTCATCGACaccaaaaggaagaaagtgaaacagaagaggaagaagaagatacACAGGGACGGAAATCAGGTTACAGACATTCAAGTTGGAGTGAGGGAGAGGAGCATGGATATGGTTCTGAGGGCTTAAGGGGAAGTGTGAAACATAGACATGGATCAAACTCCAGGAGGCTGGGAAGGCAAGGTGGTTTATCTAGCTCTGGAAACCAAGAGCAACTTGAGAAAAGACGCCATGGGTCTAGCTCTGGTCATTCATGGAGTAGTGGCAAAGAAAGACATGGCTCCAGCTCTGGAGAActggaggaaagaagaaacaagtcATATGTTAGCCCCTCTAGGGAATCTGAGAAGGAATATGAATCTGGATCTGAATCAAAGAGTGGGAGAAGGAAAGGTCATAGCAGTCTATCACATGGATTGGATGCTAGTGGGCACAAATCAAACTCTACTCAGTCAAGAAAGAGTGGAGGACAAAAGCTTGGATCTAGCTCTAGAGGTTCAGGAGACAAGGGAAGCCAAAACTATGCATGTGGTTCCAGCAATTCAGGTGGGTGTGGAAAGCCACAAAATGCTTCTAGTTCTTGTCAGGAAGGTAGATTTGGAGGGCAAGGAAATCAATCTAGCTGTACCCAATCAGGTTATCAATCAGGAAGTAGTGGAGGACAAGATCATGGATGTATTTCAGGAGGTCAGTCCTCTGGATATTGTGAACATGAGCCTAGATCCTGTAGCCAGTCTTCTAGTCAGAGAAAATATGGATCTAGAGCATGTGGTCAAACACAGAATGGTGGAAGACAACAGAGAACAGGTTCAAATCAGTCCTGTTGCTGTGAACAATATGGGTCTGAAACAAGTCAGTCTTCTAGTTATGGTCAACATGGATCTGGTTCTTGTGGACACTTTTCAAACTCTCATCAAAAAGGGTCTGGTTCAAATGGATTTTCTAAATGTGGACAATATGGGTCTGGCTCTGGGCAGTCCTCTAGCTTTGGACAACATGAGTCAGGCTCAGGTCAATCCTCTGGCTGTGGACATGGCTCTGGCTCATGTCAGTCCTCTGGCTTTGGCCAGCATGGGTCTGGCTCAGGTCAATCCTCTGGTTTATGTCAACATGGGTCTGGCTCAGGACAGTCCTCTGGCTTTGGACAACATGGGTCTGGCTCAGGTCAATCCTCTGGCTGTGGACATGGCTCTGGCTCATGTCAGTCCTCTGGCTTTGGCCAGCATGGGTCTGGCTCAGGTCAATACTCTGGTTTAGGTCAGCATGTATCTAGCTCAGCACAGTCCTCTGGCTTTGGACAACATGGGTCTGGTTCAGGTCAGTACTCTGGTTTAGGTCAGCATGGGTCTGGCTCAGGGCAGTCCTCTGGCTTTGGACAACATGGGTCTGGCTCAGGTCAGTCCTCTGGTTTTGGCCAGCATGGGTCTGGCTCAGGACGGTCCTCTGGCTTTGGACAACATGGGTCTAGCTCAGGTCAGTCCTCTGGCTTTGGACAACATGGGTCTGGCTCAGGTCAGTCTTCCAGTTTTGGTCAGCATGGGTCAGGCACTGGACAGTCCTCTGGTTTTTCCTCTGGTTTTGGACAAAATTGCTCTGGCTCAGAAATGTCTTCCAGTTCAGGACAGTCCTCTGGCTTTGGACAATGTGGGTCTGGCTCAGGACAGTCCTCTGGTTTTGGACAACATGGGTCTGGTACCCATCAAACTTCTAGCTCAGGACAACATAGATATAGCTCAGGTCAATCCTCCAGCTTTGGATTTGGATCTAGCACACATCAGTCCCCTAGTTTTGGGACTGGCTCAGGTCATTTGTTGGGCTCTGGACAAGAATCTACAGCACGTCAGTCTAGCTATGGTCAACATGGTTCCGGTTCAGGGCAATCCTCAACTTTTGGCAATGGATCTTGCTCAGGCAACTCCTCTAAACCAGATCAACATGAATCTAGCTCAAGAAAGTCATCTAGTAAAAATCAACGTGATTTTAGCTCAATTCAATCCTCTGGCTGTGACAATCAACAAACTAGGGTAGGTGGACAGGAATGCTATGAGACTAGTTCAGGAAAAGGGAGTCAACAATGTAGAAAGTCAAAATCAGATTCAGCTAAaagtcagagaagagaaacagctaAAGGAAGACAGGGAACAACTCATGGACAGTCAGAAGACACCAGTGGATATGCTCAGTCTGGTCATGGACAAACCTCCAGGACAGAATCCAGTATAACTAGTAGGAGTAGTGTTGGAGAGTCAAGTGACAATCAAGGGCACTCAGGAGTCCCACAGGTACACACAGGATCCCCTCAAGATCATTCCGGATCTCAACATAGAGAGTCAGAATCAACGGTTAAAGGGAGACAGGGAACTACCCATAGACAGTCAGGAGATCTAATTGGACATGCCCAGTCAGGTCATGGACAAGCCACCAGGACACAAACCAGTAGGACTGGTAGAAGGGAATCTAGTGGCAGTGAGTCCAGTGACACTGAAAGGCACTCAGGAGtcccacaggcacacacaggaTTCCCTCAAGGTCATTCTGGATCTCAACATGGAGAGTCAGGATCCTCAGTACAAGGGAGACATGGAAGTACTCATGGACACTCAGGAGATACCAGTGGACATGCCCATGCTGACCATGAACAAGCCACCAGGACACAATCCAGTAGGATTGATAGAAGGGAATCCAGTGGCAGTGAGTACAGTGACACTGAAAACCACTCACATgtcccacagacacacacaggatCCCCACATACTCACGCTGGTTCTCAACATCCAGAGTCAGGATCCTCACTACAAAGGAGACAAGGAACAACTCATGGACAATCAAGAGACACCACTGCACATGCCCAGTCTGGTCATGGACAAGCCAGCAGGACACAATCCAGTAGGAGTAGAAGAAGTGAGTCTACTGTCAGTGAGTCCAGTGACTATCAGGGGCACTCAGGAGccccacaggcacacacaggtTCCTCTCACGGTCAGGTTGGATCTCAACATCCAGAACTGGGTTCCACAGTTAAAGGGAGACAGGGAACTCCTCATGGACAGTCTGGAGACACCAGTAGATATGCCCACTCTGGCCATGGACAAGCCACCAGGACACAATCCAGTAGGACTGGTAGAAGGGAATCTGGTGGCAGTGAGTCCAGTGACACTGAAaggcactcag GAGtcccacaggcacacacaggaTCCCCTCAAAGTCATTCTGGATCTCAACATGGAGAGTCGGGATCCTCAGTACAAGGGAGACAGGGAACTACCCAGAGGCAGTCAGGAGATGCAGGTGGACATGTCCACTCTGGCCAAGGACAAGCCACCAGGACACAATCCAGCAGATCTGGTAGAAGGGAATCTAGTGGCAGTGAGTCCAGTGACACTGAAAatcacctaggtgtcccagagacacacacaggatcTCCTCATGGCCAGGCTGAATCTCAACATGGCGAATCGGGATCCTCAGTACAAAGGAGACAGGGAACTACTCATGGACAATCAGGAGACACCACTACAAATGCCCAGTCTGGTCATGGAAAAGCCAGCAGGTCACAGCCCACTAGGACTAGTGGAGGATCTAGTGTCAGTGAGTCCAGTGACTCTCAGGGGCACTCAGGAGTCCGACAGTCACACTCAGGTTCCCCCCATGGCCAGGCTGGATCTCAACATCCAGAACTGGGTTCCACAGTTAAAGGGAGACAGGGAACTCCTCATGGACAGTCCGGAGACACCAGTAGACATGCCCACTCTGGCCATGGACAAGCCACAAAGACACAATCCAGCAGGTTTGGTAGAAGGGAATCTAGTGTCACTGAGTCCAGTGACACTGAAAACGACTCAGGtgtctcacagacacacacaggatCCCCGCATACTCACGCTGGTTCTCAACATCCAGAGTCAGGATCCTCACTACAAAGGAGACAAGGAACAACTCATGGACAATCAAGAGACACCACTGCACATGCCCAGTCTGGTCATGGACAAGCCAGCAGGACACAATCCAGTAGGAGTAGAAGAAGTGAGTCTACTGTCAGTGAGTCCAGTGACTATCAGGGGCACTCAGGAGccccacaggcacacacaggtTCCTCTCATGGTCAGGTTGGATCTCAACATCCAGAACTGGGTTCCACAGTTAAAGGGAGACAGGGAACTCCTCATGGACAGTCTGGAGACACCAGTAGATATGCCCACTCTGGCCATGGACAAGCCAGCAGGACACAATCCAGTAGGACTGGTAGAAGGGAATCTGGTGGCAGTGAGTCCAGTGACACTGAAAGGCACTCAGgaatcccacacacacacacagaatcccCACGTACTCACGCTGGATCTCAACATCCAGAGTCAGGATCCTCACTACAAGGGAGAAAGGAAACTGCTCATAGACAGTCAGGAGACACTACTAGACATGCGCACTCTGGCCATGGACAAGCCACCAGGACACAATCCAGTAGGACTGGTAGAAGGGAAACTAGTGGCAGTGAGTCCAGTGACACTGAAaggcactcag GAGtcccacaggcacacacaggaTCCCCTCAAAGTCATTCTGGATCTCAACATGGAGAGTCGGGATCCTCAGTACAAGGGAGACAGGGAACTACCCATAGACAGTCAGGAGATACAGGTGGACATGTCCACTCTGGCCATGGTGAAGCCACCAGGACACAATCCAGCAGGACTGGTAGAAGGGAATCTACTGTCAGTGAGTCCAGTGACTCTCAGGGGCACTCAGGAGCCCCACAGGCACACACCGGTTCCCCCCATGGTCAGGCTGGATCTCAACATCCAGAACTGGGTTCCACAGTTAAAGGGAGACAGGGAACACATTATGGACAGTCAGAAGATTTCAGCGCACATGCCCACGCTGGCCATGGACAGGCCACCGGGACACTATCCAGTAGGACTGGTAGAAGGGAATCTGGTGGCAGTGAGTCCAGTGACACTGAAAGGCACTCAGGaatcccacaaacacacacagaatccCCACGTACTCACGCTGGATCTCAACATCCAGAGTCAGGATCCTCACTACAAGGGAGAAAGGAAACTGCTCACAGACAGTCAGGAGACACTACTAGATACGCGCACTCTGGCCATGGACAAGCCACCAGGACACAATCCAGTAGGACTGGTAGAAGGGAAACTAGTGGCAGTGAGTCCAGTGACACTGAAaggcactcaggtgtcccacaggCACACTCAGGATCCCCTCGTGGTCAGGCTGGATCTCAACATGGAGAGTCAGGGTCCTCAGCACAAGGAAGACAGGGAACTACTCATGGACAGTCAGGAGACACCACTACACATACCGAGTCTGGTCATGGACAAGCCACCAGAACACAATCCAGTAGGACTAGAAGAAGAGGATCTACTGTCAGTGAATCCAATGACACTCAGGGGCACTTAAAAGTCCCAAATGCACATGCAGGATCCCCTCAAGGTCATTCTGAATCTCAACATGGAGAGTTGGGATCAACAGTTAAAGGAAGACAGGGAACAACTCATAGACTTTCAGGAGACACCAGTGGGCATGCCCAGTCTGGCCATGGACAAGCCACCAGAACACAATCCAGTAGGACTAGAAGAAGGGGATATAGTGGCAGTGAGTCCAGTGACACTCAGGGGCATTCAGGAGTCCCACAGGTACACTCAGGATCTCCCCATGGGCAGGCTGGATCTCAACATGGAGAGTCAGATTCCACCACCAAAGAGAGACAGGAATATACTCATAAACATTCAGAGGACACCAGTGGACATGCCGAATCTGTTCATGGACAAGCTACTAGGACACAATCCAGTAGGGCTAGAAGAAGGGGATCTACTCTCAGTGAGTCCAGTGACACTCAGGGGTACTCAGGAGCCCCACAGATACACTCAGGTTCCCTCCATGGCCAGGTTGGATCTGAACATCCAGAGTCAGAATCCACAATTAAAAGGAGACAGGTCACTACTAATAGACAGTCAGAGGACACCACTGGTAATCCTTATTCTGGTCATGGACAAGCCACCAGGACAGAATCCAGTAGGAGTAAAAGAAAGGGATTTAGTGGCACTGAGTCTAGTGACACTGAAAGACATTCAGGAGTCCCACTGACCCATACAGGATCCCCTCATGGTCATACTGGATCTTTACATGGAGAGTTAGGATCCACAATTAGAAGGAGACAGGGAAGTACTCATGGACATTCAAGAGGCAACAGTGGACATTCTGGGTCCAGTCATACACAGTCACATGATACTCATAGGCTGTCTAAGGATAACATAAGTAAACAGTCACATAGCATTCATCACCAATCTAGAGTGAGTCATTCTCAATCACAACATAGTGGAAAACAAAGACATGGATCAGATCAAGGATGGAAACATGGCAGTTATGGAAGTGCAGAATATGACTATGGGCAGTCTGGGTATGGACCTTCTGGGGGCAGCAGAACAAGCAGCCGAAATTCTAGCCCTTTAAGGTCATTGGATAGAGCTGAAAACAATCAAGTGTCTACACATGGACAATCATTTTCTAGGCCTGACCATACAGGATCAAAAGCAATTGAAATAATCGGAAGACAAAGGTCAAGTCATGGACAGTCAATTGATTCCCACAATAAGTCTGGATCCAGTGTAAATAGAAGGCAGGGATCTTTTCATGGGCATTCAATAGTAAGTCATGAATCATCAATTGACACCCATGTTCAATTTGGAAGGGAGGGATCTACTACTCGTAGGCAGTCAAGCAACCATTCTGTATCCAGCCATGGACAATTCATATCAGCTCGCAGCCATCCAGAGTCTAATTCAACCTTAAGGCAGGATTTTCATAGTGATAATAAAGAGCATTCAGAAGATTGGGGGAAACAGATTCATGAACCATCAGGATCTAGGCATGGACAGTCTGAATTCAATATTATTAGTATCCATAGATCCAACCAGCAGCATTTGGCAGATACAACTTCTCATGAGCAGGTAAGATACAACACATGTTTAGTAAGACAGGGATCAAGTAATAGAAAATCAGGGGACATCCAGGGTCAATCTGGATTCAGCACTAATGAAAGCCGAGTAGATAGCCATGACCAATCAAGTGACAGCTATGGGAAGTCAAGTAATAGCAGAAGTCAAGGAATCATTTTCAGTCACTCTCATGATAGCCAAGACCCTGCAGGAATTGAAGAATATGGTCCAACCATGTGGAGTGGGGACAGGCAAAAGCAAGGTCCCGAATCAAGTTTATTTAGAAGCACCAGAATATATAGTCAAAATGTGGATGATAAGCAGACAAGAAACACTGAGGCCAGAGGTTGCCATAAAAGGGAGAGAACAGACTCAGGTTCCTGTTATTTAGATAGCAACACTCCACTCTATGAATATGTCCAAGAACAAAGGTGTTATTACATTGAATAA